The following proteins are encoded in a genomic region of Gadus macrocephalus chromosome 19, ASM3116895v1:
- the txnl1 gene encoding thioredoxin-like protein 1: MVGVKVIANDADFQPELAAAGSRLAVVKFTMAGCRPCIRISPAFNLLSNRYPQVVFLEVDVHVCQATAAANNISATPTFLFLRNRVRVDQYQGADAAGLEEKVKQHTENDPGNNEDSDIPKGYMDLMPFVSKTGCECLNESDDCGFDNCLTKDDSYLESDCDEQLLITMAFNQPVKLFSMKLLSSDFAQAPKLLKVFINLPRSMSFDDAERSEPTQALDLTEDDFKDDGLVPLRYVKFQNVQSVTLFVKSNQGDEETTKINYLTFIGTPVQATNMNDFKRVVGKKGESH, from the exons ATGGTCGGCGTGAAAGTGATCGCGAATGACGCTGACTTCCAGCCGGAGCTAGCGGCCGCCGGGTCCAGGCTAGCAGTGGTGAAGTTCACAATGGCCGG GTGTCGACCCTGCATCAGAATATCCCCTGCCTTCAACCTGTTGAGTAACAGATACCCACAAGTGGTCTTCCTTGAAGTAGACGTACACGTCTGTCAG GCCACTGCGGCCGCCAATAACATCTCTGCCACGCCCACCTTCCTGTTCCTGAGGAACCGGGTGCGTGTGGACCAGTACCAGGGGGCGGATGCTGCTGGCCTGGAGGAGAAGGTCAAACAGCACACAGAGAACGACCCCGGAAACAATGAGGACTCAGACATCCCTAAGGGATAT ATGGACCTGATGCCCTTCGTCAGCAAAACGGGCTGCGAGTGTCTGAATGAGAGCGACGACTGTGGCTTTGACAACTGTCTGACAAAAGATGACTCCTACCTAGAGTCTGACTGTGACGAACAG CTACTGATCACCATGGCCTTCAACCAGCCTGTCAAGCTGTTCTCCATGAAGCTGCTCTCCTCCGACTTCG CCCAGGCCCCTAAGCTGCTCAAGGTGTTCATCAACCTTCCTCGCTCCATGAGCTTCGACGATGCGGAGCGCAGTGAGCCCACGCAGGCTCTGGACCTGACGGAGGACGACTTCAAGGACGACGGCCTTGTCCCCCTCAGATACGTCAAGTTCCAGAACGTCCAGAGCGTCACG TTGTTTGTGAAGTCCAACCAGGGAGACGAGGAGACGACAAAGATCAACTACCTGACCTTCATCGGTACCCCTGTACAGGCCACCAACATGAACGACTTCAAACGG GTGGTggggaagaaaggagagagtcactaa